A DNA window from Bacteroidetes bacterium SB0662_bin_6 contains the following coding sequences:
- a CDS encoding sugar phosphate isomerase/epimerase — translation MDRRSFLQRTGALVAGGLAWSRAGYPALASAADGHLSHIGVQLYTLRSILGDDFAGTLEQIAGVGYKNLEFAGYYGHTPADVRKILDDLGLKARSGHFGMPMVQENPDTIIEGAVTLGMEYVVVPALPTAMRADLDAYKTAAAAFNELGEKCKEAGVRFGYHNHGFEFEELDGVLPYDVLLDETDPQLVVMELDLAWIEHAGKDPLAYFERHPGRFPLWHLKDIDEEGELANVGAGRIDFPAIFAKAEQAGLHYGIVEHDRPGDDPVASIAASYAYLDDILG, via the coding sequence ATGGACAGACGTTCCTTTTTGCAACGCACCGGCGCGCTCGTAGCCGGCGGACTCGCATGGAGCCGCGCAGGCTACCCTGCGCTTGCTTCCGCCGCCGACGGTCATCTCTCGCACATTGGCGTGCAATTGTATACGCTGCGCAGCATCCTCGGTGACGATTTCGCCGGGACACTTGAACAGATTGCCGGAGTAGGCTACAAGAACCTCGAGTTTGCGGGCTATTACGGGCACACGCCTGCCGATGTCCGGAAAATCCTCGACGATCTGGGCCTCAAGGCGCGTTCCGGACACTTCGGTATGCCTATGGTGCAGGAAAATCCGGACACCATTATCGAAGGGGCGGTTACGCTGGGCATGGAATATGTCGTCGTGCCCGCGCTGCCTACGGCCATGCGGGCTGACCTCGACGCCTACAAGACAGCCGCCGCCGCATTCAACGAGCTTGGCGAGAAATGCAAGGAGGCCGGCGTCCGGTTCGGCTACCACAACCACGGCTTCGAATTCGAGGAACTGGACGGCGTCCTGCCCTACGATGTGCTACTCGATGAAACGGATCCGCAACTCGTGGTCATGGAACTCGATCTGGCCTGGATCGAACATGCCGGAAAGGACCCGCTTGCGTATTTCGAGCGCCATCCCGGACGCTTTCCCCTGTGGCACCTGAAGGACATCGACGAGGAGGGAGAGCTCGCCAACGTGGGTGCGGGGCGCATCGACTTCCCGGCCATTTTTGCCAAGGCAGAGCAGGCCGGATTGCACTACGGCATTGTCGAGCACGACCGACCCGGCGACGATCCGGTGGCAAGCATTGCTGCGAGCTACGCGTACCTCGACGACATCCTCGGGTAA
- a CDS encoding PIG-L family deacetylase has protein sequence MRYTVSFFLILFFAVVSAHAQSAEPLRVIAFGAHPDDAELKAGGVAYLWAQEGAAVKFVSTTNGDIGHFEQSGGPLAQRREAEVSVCADIFGITTEVYDIHDGELMPTLENRRKVVRSIREWDADIVMAHRRYDYHPDHRYTGELVDDAAVTVVAPFFEALTLGVDRNPIFLYLYDGFQKPYPFQPDLVVGIDEAAEAKWDCIRAMPSQFSDADSWQGRYLPNVPEDPEERTEFILDYMKTRSAAVADKYRDRLIELYGEEKGRAIVYAEAFEISEYGRQPSEEELRALFPTFDE, from the coding sequence ATGCGCTACACTGTCTCTTTTTTCCTGATCCTGTTTTTTGCCGTCGTATCGGCCCATGCGCAATCGGCTGAACCCTTACGCGTCATCGCTTTCGGAGCGCATCCCGACGATGCCGAACTGAAAGCCGGCGGCGTGGCGTATCTCTGGGCGCAGGAAGGCGCCGCCGTGAAGTTCGTGTCCACGACCAACGGCGATATAGGCCATTTCGAACAATCAGGCGGCCCGCTTGCGCAGCGGCGCGAAGCCGAGGTGTCCGTCTGCGCGGATATTTTCGGGATTACGACGGAAGTCTACGATATTCACGACGGGGAGCTCATGCCGACGCTGGAGAACCGTAGGAAGGTCGTGCGATCCATTCGCGAATGGGATGCGGATATTGTAATGGCGCACCGGCGATACGATTACCATCCGGATCATCGTTACACAGGCGAGCTCGTGGACGATGCCGCCGTAACCGTGGTCGCGCCGTTTTTCGAGGCCCTGACGCTTGGCGTGGACCGTAATCCCATTTTCCTGTATCTGTATGACGGCTTCCAAAAGCCCTATCCGTTCCAGCCGGACCTGGTGGTAGGCATCGACGAGGCGGCGGAAGCGAAGTGGGATTGTATCCGCGCCATGCCTTCCCAGTTTTCCGACGCGGATTCCTGGCAGGGGCGGTATCTGCCGAACGTCCCGGAGGATCCGGAGGAACGCACTGAATTCATTCTGGACTATATGAAAACCCGCAGCGCTGCCGTGGCCGACAAGTACCGCGACCGGCTCATCGAATTGTACGGCGAGGAGAAGGGTCGCGCGATCGTCTACGCCGAAGCGTTCGAGATTTCCGAGTACGGACGCCAACCCAGCGAGGAAGAACTCCGGGCGTTGTTTCCCACCTTCGACGAGTAG
- a CDS encoding sulfatase produces the protein MSRNFFPAILLLAAAMSAAACGEAPAPTDPTNFVILVADDMGWEDASPYGHPFIRTPNLQRLADHGMRFDYAFVTTSSCSPSRASILTGKYPHQTGAEQLHWPLPEDQTTFVDLLREAGYWTASAGKWHLGDAAVARFDLVIQGGGERTTEEASENELMPGGGYASGAGAWVDALKQRPEGRPFLAWLSSFDPHRPYQEGILDTPHALEDVVVPAYLPDTPEVRKDLALYYDEIARLDHYVGSVLDELDRQQVAENTFVLFISDNGAPFPRAKTTVYDSGVRTPWIVRFPTGVKAGSTTASLVSTVDLAPTLLDLAGIESPFSFEGESIVPILNDPSAVVRDHIFAERNWHDFDDRVRAVRDSRYKYIRNFYTDIPNGPPADAIRGDTFQKMRALRDEGSLTPHQHIVFDTPRPEEELYLVADDPQELYDVSQDSAHAEALERLRGVLGAWQEATGDTSPAARTPDEYDRETGDALPNRTFQRMPPGKENTLENPENALE, from the coding sequence ATGTCCCGAAATTTCTTTCCCGCCATCCTGTTGCTTGCGGCAGCTATGAGCGCCGCTGCCTGCGGCGAAGCACCCGCCCCCACCGACCCGACCAACTTCGTGATTCTCGTGGCAGACGATATGGGATGGGAGGACGCCTCGCCCTACGGCCATCCTTTTATCCGGACGCCGAACCTCCAGCGGCTGGCCGACCACGGCATGCGCTTCGACTATGCCTTCGTCACTACCAGCTCATGCAGCCCCAGCCGGGCTTCCATCCTGACCGGAAAATACCCGCACCAGACCGGCGCCGAACAATTGCACTGGCCTTTACCTGAAGACCAGACTACGTTTGTAGACCTTCTTCGAGAGGCCGGATACTGGACCGCATCGGCAGGCAAATGGCATCTGGGGGATGCCGCCGTAGCGCGATTCGATCTGGTTATCCAAGGGGGCGGGGAACGCACGACCGAAGAAGCGAGCGAAAACGAACTCATGCCGGGTGGAGGATACGCCAGCGGCGCCGGGGCATGGGTGGACGCCCTGAAGCAGCGGCCCGAAGGCCGGCCCTTCCTTGCATGGCTTTCTTCGTTCGATCCCCATCGCCCCTACCAGGAGGGCATCCTCGATACTCCCCATGCCCTTGAGGATGTGGTCGTCCCTGCCTATCTACCCGACACGCCGGAAGTGCGAAAGGACCTCGCATTGTACTATGACGAAATTGCCCGGCTGGATCACTATGTCGGCAGCGTGCTGGACGAACTGGACCGGCAGCAGGTCGCGGAAAACACGTTCGTACTGTTCATAAGCGACAACGGAGCTCCGTTTCCCCGCGCAAAGACCACGGTATACGACAGCGGCGTCCGCACCCCGTGGATCGTGCGTTTTCCGACCGGGGTGAAGGCCGGCTCCACAACGGCCAGCCTGGTGAGCACCGTGGACCTTGCGCCCACGCTTCTGGACCTGGCCGGCATAGAAAGCCCCTTCTCGTTCGAGGGAGAAAGCATCGTGCCCATCCTTAACGACCCGTCCGCTGTGGTACGCGATCACATCTTTGCCGAGAGAAACTGGCACGACTTCGACGACCGCGTGCGCGCCGTACGCGACAGCCGCTACAAGTATATCCGGAACTTCTACACGGACATTCCCAACGGCCCGCCTGCCGACGCCATCCGGGGGGACACTTTTCAGAAAATGCGGGCGCTCCGGGATGAAGGAAGCCTGACCCCGCATCAGCACATTGTGTTCGATACTCCCCGCCCGGAAGAAGAATTGTATCTCGTCGCAGACGACCCGCAGGAACTGTACGATGTGTCACAGGACTCCGCGCACGCCGAAGCCCTCGAGCGCCTGCGCGGCGTGCTGGGAGCATGGCAGGAGGCAACGGGCGACACAAGTCCGGCAGCACGCACTCCGGACGAATACGACCGGGAAACCGGAGACGCCCTTCCGAATCGCACCTTCCAGCGCATGCCGCCCGGAAAGGAAAACACCCTGGAGAATCCGGAGAACGCACTCGAATGA
- a CDS encoding TRAP transporter substrate-binding protein yields the protein MPYFREATCRVCRRYDPKRYCITRLRFEPVRFGKTLCLTAALCLSACTSGSDVVVIKMGHGLDASHSVHQAMVYLGEHLAAKSDSTMRVDVYPSQQLGTERELLELLQIGSVGMTKVSSAALEGFVPEYQVLGLPYLFRDERHRFDVFWDSEVGQDILASGQEFGLRGLTYYDAGTRSFYTKTQPVQTPADLQGLKIRVQESPVAMRMVQALGGSPTPIAWGELYTALQQGVVDGAENNPPSFYLSGHYEVCKYYTLDAHTAVPDVVLVSMTLWNDLTEQQREWLQEAALESAVRQRALWAESVNESLAAVREAGVEIIEPDITPFAEGVASMYEAYRDDPVIHSLIERIREVR from the coding sequence ATGCCGTACTTTCGGGAAGCCACTTGCAGGGTGTGTCGGCGGTACGACCCCAAAAGATACTGCATCACTCGTTTACGATTCGAACCCGTGCGATTTGGAAAAACGTTGTGCCTGACTGCGGCGCTATGTCTGTCGGCGTGTACTTCTGGCTCCGATGTGGTCGTCATCAAAATGGGCCACGGCCTCGACGCGTCGCATTCCGTGCATCAGGCCATGGTGTATCTCGGCGAGCACCTTGCCGCAAAGTCCGATTCGACAATGCGGGTGGATGTATACCCCAGCCAGCAACTTGGCACCGAGCGCGAACTGCTGGAGCTCCTGCAGATCGGCAGCGTGGGCATGACCAAGGTGTCATCGGCGGCGCTGGAAGGATTCGTTCCGGAGTACCAGGTGCTGGGGCTGCCGTATCTCTTCCGGGACGAACGACATCGTTTCGATGTGTTCTGGGACAGCGAAGTAGGGCAGGATATTCTTGCCAGCGGGCAGGAATTCGGGCTGCGCGGCCTGACCTACTACGACGCCGGCACGCGCAGTTTCTACACGAAGACGCAGCCGGTGCAGACACCTGCCGATTTGCAGGGACTCAAGATCCGGGTGCAGGAAAGCCCGGTTGCCATGCGCATGGTGCAGGCACTGGGCGGTTCGCCTACGCCGATCGCATGGGGCGAACTGTACACAGCGCTTCAGCAGGGCGTGGTGGACGGCGCGGAGAACAATCCGCCATCGTTTTACCTGTCCGGACATTATGAAGTGTGCAAGTATTACACGCTGGATGCGCACACCGCCGTGCCCGATGTGGTGCTGGTCAGTATGACGCTCTGGAATGATCTCACGGAGCAGCAACGGGAGTGGCTCCAGGAAGCCGCGCTCGAATCGGCGGTCCGTCAGCGTGCCCTTTGGGCCGAATCCGTGAATGAGTCGCTGGCGGCGGTGCGCGAGGCGGGCGTTGAGATCATCGAGCCGGATATTACTCCCTTTGCGGAGGGGGTTGCCTCCATGTATGAGGCGTACCGGGACGATCCGGTCATCCATTCGCTGATTGAACGCATCCGGGAGGTCCGGTAG
- a CDS encoding TRAP transporter small permease: MRRIVDKNLAWFLVALMALAIVNVLWQVFTRWVLNDPSAWTEELARYLLIWIGLIGAGYAAGKKLHLAIDLLPSALHGRRRRALEFFIDAIVLLFAVFAMVIGGIRLMSLTLLMDQTSAALGVRLGYVYLAIPLSGAVIAFYAVVSIMDRVRGRTSPEADASGTADAGHSQTEYTID; the protein is encoded by the coding sequence CTGCGCCGCATCGTGGACAAAAACCTTGCGTGGTTCCTGGTTGCGCTGATGGCGCTTGCCATTGTCAACGTGCTGTGGCAGGTGTTTACACGATGGGTGCTTAACGATCCCAGCGCATGGACCGAAGAATTGGCGCGCTATCTCCTGATCTGGATCGGGTTGATCGGCGCGGGATACGCCGCAGGAAAGAAACTGCACCTTGCTATTGACCTGCTGCCGAGCGCATTGCACGGGCGCAGGCGCCGCGCCCTCGAATTTTTTATCGACGCCATCGTGCTGCTGTTCGCCGTGTTTGCAATGGTGATCGGCGGAATTCGTCTCATGAGCCTGACGTTGCTCATGGATCAGACATCTGCTGCGCTGGGCGTTCGGTTGGGCTATGTGTATCTGGCGATCCCGCTGAGCGGTGCGGTGATTGCGTTTTATGCAGTGGTTTCGATCATGGACCGCGTACGCGGCAGGACGTCTCCCGAAGCGGATGCGTCAGGCACCGCCGATGCAGGGCATTCCCAGACCGAATACACCATCGACTGA
- a CDS encoding TRAP transporter large permease: MELAGVFILVVVFLALLLIGVPVAFSIGVATVCTLLLSIHPGPALTTAAQRMATGLDSFALLAIPFFILAGQIMNRGGIARRLIDFAKSLVGMLPGALAHVNIVAAMFFGAISGSSVAAASAVGGVMAPRMKEEGYDTGYGAAVNITAATTGLIIPPSNILIVYSLASGGASIAALFLAGYLPGILVGITLMVVAGVIAWRRRYARSDRVRVGVAVRKFLDALPSLFLLFVVIGGIVAGIFTATEASAVAVVYALVLALLYREVSLKDLPSILLQSASTTAIVMLLVGTSMGLSWAMSYENIPQNVATTLVALSDSPIMILLIINLVLLCVGTFMDITPAVLIFTPIFLPIVTALGMDPVHFGIVIVLNLCVGICTPPVGTVLFVGCGVAGVPITRVIRPLMPLYIAMIVSLMIVTYVPELSLWLPQVFGF; encoded by the coding sequence ATGGAACTGGCGGGCGTGTTCATACTCGTGGTGGTATTCCTGGCGCTGCTTCTCATCGGCGTGCCCGTAGCGTTCAGCATCGGGGTAGCGACCGTGTGTACCTTGCTCCTGAGTATCCATCCCGGCCCGGCCCTGACGACCGCCGCCCAGCGTATGGCCACGGGGCTCGACAGTTTTGCCCTGCTCGCCATACCCTTCTTTATTCTTGCAGGACAGATCATGAACCGGGGAGGGATCGCCCGCCGGTTGATCGATTTCGCCAAGAGTCTGGTGGGTATGCTGCCCGGAGCGCTCGCCCATGTGAATATCGTGGCGGCCATGTTTTTCGGGGCCATTTCCGGTTCGTCGGTGGCGGCAGCCTCTGCCGTGGGCGGTGTCATGGCCCCGCGCATGAAAGAGGAAGGGTACGACACGGGCTACGGCGCCGCCGTGAACATTACGGCGGCGACCACCGGACTGATTATCCCGCCCAGCAATATTCTCATCGTGTATTCGCTGGCGAGCGGCGGGGCGTCCATCGCCGCGCTTTTTCTTGCCGGCTACCTTCCCGGTATTCTGGTGGGAATCACACTCATGGTGGTGGCCGGCGTCATCGCCTGGCGAAGGAGGTACGCCCGTTCGGACCGGGTGCGCGTGGGGGTCGCCGTCCGCAAATTTCTCGATGCGCTTCCGAGTCTTTTTCTTCTCTTCGTGGTGATCGGCGGCATCGTGGCAGGCATCTTCACAGCGACCGAAGCGTCCGCTGTGGCCGTGGTCTATGCCTTGGTGCTGGCCCTTCTGTACCGGGAGGTGTCCCTGAAGGATCTGCCGTCCATTTTGCTGCAGTCCGCCTCCACGACCGCCATCGTGATGCTGCTGGTAGGCACGTCGATGGGGCTATCCTGGGCGATGTCCTACGAAAACATTCCCCAGAACGTGGCCACGACTCTTGTGGCGCTCAGTGACAGCCCGATCATGATTCTTCTGATCATAAATCTGGTGCTGCTTTGCGTGGGCACATTCATGGATATCACGCCGGCGGTGCTCATCTTCACGCCCATTTTTCTGCCCATCGTGACGGCGCTTGGCATGGACCCCGTTCATTTTGGCATCGTCATTGTCCTGAATCTCTGCGTAGGCATATGCACGCCGCCCGTGGGCACGGTGCTGTTCGTGGGGTGCGGCGTGGCGGGCGTACCCATTACCCGGGTGATCCGACCGCTCATGCCGCTTTACATCGCCATGATCGTGTCGCTTATGATCGTTACGTACGTACCGGAACTCAGCTTGTGGCTTCCCCAGGTATTCGGGTTCTAA
- a CDS encoding DUF1080 domain-containing protein gives MEVTVDTSRIENPDVSSRETPAAAGYLTASRFARTGRFPERKAIHPRGDFMPCVWLSGKVDCTLRRMDSPASVTNPFFIMSRTLRIPATTTRHVLPPHTFPVFGTLLVLAFGLSACSGADADPPGAGRYADEASSSDISPDDWRPLFDGETLNGWIGLGRDAVPEGHWQVEDGTIRKVASGTVPVAEDGQPLLGGDLMTTETFGDFEFAFEWKVAEGANSGVKYNVSEELSTSHVPRYAALGFEYQVLDDDRHPDGALPSHRSGALYDMIPAGEAKALKPVGEWNESRIVFEGMHGEHWLNGAMVVEYDMDSPRFDSLLAASKYADIEGFADRRVGHIVLQDHSDDVWFRNLRIREIGE, from the coding sequence ATGGAAGTAACGGTCGATACATCCAGGATCGAAAACCCTGACGTATCATCGCGTGAAACACCTGCCGCTGCTGGGTACTTGACCGCTTCGCGGTTTGCTCGAACCGGGCGTTTTCCGGAAAGGAAGGCCATACATCCGCGAGGCGATTTTATGCCTTGTGTATGGCTATCAGGGAAAGTAGATTGCACGCTGCGGCGCATGGATTCGCCGGCATCCGTAACCAATCCATTCTTCATCATGTCACGTACCCTTCGGATTCCTGCTACGACAACCCGGCATGTCCTCCCACCGCATACCTTTCCGGTGTTTGGGACTTTGCTGGTTCTTGCCTTCGGTCTTTCCGCTTGCTCCGGTGCGGACGCAGACCCTCCCGGCGCCGGGCGATATGCTGACGAAGCTTCCTCCTCTGACATATCCCCGGATGATTGGCGCCCGCTTTTCGATGGGGAAACCCTGAATGGATGGATCGGGCTTGGCCGCGATGCGGTTCCCGAAGGCCATTGGCAAGTGGAGGACGGAACCATCCGCAAGGTGGCTTCAGGGACCGTTCCGGTGGCCGAGGACGGCCAGCCGCTTTTGGGCGGCGACCTTATGACGACGGAGACATTCGGGGATTTCGAATTCGCCTTCGAGTGGAAGGTGGCCGAAGGGGCGAACAGCGGGGTCAAGTATAACGTCTCCGAGGAATTGTCCACCTCCCATGTGCCGAGGTATGCGGCGCTCGGATTCGAATACCAGGTGCTGGATGACGATCGGCATCCCGATGGCGCATTGCCTTCCCACCGGAGCGGAGCACTGTACGACATGATTCCGGCAGGGGAGGCCAAGGCCCTGAAGCCGGTCGGGGAGTGGAACGAGAGCCGCATCGTGTTTGAGGGGATGCATGGGGAGCATTGGCTGAACGGCGCCATGGTGGTCGAGTACGACATGGACAGTCCGCGCTTCGATTCGCTCCTTGCCGCCAGCAAGTATGCCGATATCGAGGGGTTTGCCGACCGCCGCGTCGGACATATCGTGTTGCAGGATCATAGCGACGACGTATGGTTCCGCAATCTCCGGATCCGGGAGATTGGCGAGTAG
- a CDS encoding sodium-dependent transporter, whose protein sequence is METQKRDVWSSNLGLVLAATGSAIGLGNLWKFPFITWENNGGAFVLVYLVCILAVGLPIMMAELLIGRRSQKSIVGALRDVGGPAWKLVGGWGVLCGFILLSYYTVIAGWSLFYFWKSLGWTFGGFPADLSTGDLFGAQVGDAGLQLMLSLAFSIATVAVVYFGVQKGIERVAKVLLPVLFAILILLLVSALGMSGSGEALKFIFEPRFGELEWSGVLEALGHSFFTLSLGMGTMVAYGSYISRKQSIVKSAGAIVAFDTLIALVATIIMFSVIFSVAGLSEEVGKSTVGMLFISLPELFYTAMPFGTVLGPLFYVLVALAALTSTISLMEVETSFLIDERGMKRQKAVVVSGAAIFVFTIFAALSFGSTPVISTMAAFGKTGWFSIADHFVSNWMLPTGGLGIAIAAGWFMTRKATEDELVDGNQPGWFRYGAWRFFIRYVAPAAVLAIILAVILGRDFS, encoded by the coding sequence ATGGAAACACAAAAACGCGACGTCTGGAGTTCGAATCTCGGCCTTGTGCTGGCCGCTACCGGCAGCGCCATTGGACTTGGCAACCTCTGGAAATTTCCTTTCATCACGTGGGAGAACAACGGCGGCGCTTTTGTCCTCGTGTACCTTGTGTGCATTCTGGCGGTGGGGCTTCCCATCATGATGGCCGAGTTGCTCATAGGCCGCCGGAGTCAGAAAAGCATCGTAGGGGCGCTCAGGGACGTGGGCGGTCCGGCATGGAAGCTTGTGGGCGGATGGGGCGTGTTGTGCGGGTTCATTTTGTTGAGTTATTACACGGTGATTGCCGGTTGGTCGCTTTTCTATTTCTGGAAATCCCTCGGGTGGACATTCGGCGGTTTTCCCGCGGATCTTTCGACCGGGGATCTCTTTGGCGCGCAGGTCGGCGATGCAGGGCTCCAACTCATGCTTTCGCTTGCGTTCAGCATTGCCACGGTCGCCGTGGTGTATTTCGGGGTGCAGAAGGGGATCGAGCGCGTGGCGAAAGTTCTGCTACCTGTCCTTTTCGCCATCCTCATTCTGCTTCTCGTCAGCGCGCTTGGCATGAGCGGTTCAGGCGAGGCCCTGAAGTTTATTTTCGAACCCCGATTCGGCGAACTCGAGTGGAGCGGCGTGCTCGAGGCGCTTGGCCATTCGTTCTTTACCCTTTCGTTGGGTATGGGCACCATGGTTGCGTACGGCTCCTATATTTCGCGCAAACAATCCATTGTAAAGTCTGCGGGAGCCATTGTCGCCTTCGACACGCTGATTGCGCTGGTCGCTACGATCATCATGTTCTCGGTGATTTTCTCGGTGGCCGGATTGAGCGAGGAAGTGGGCAAGTCCACGGTCGGTATGCTCTTCATTTCGCTCCCCGAATTGTTTTATACCGCAATGCCCTTTGGAACCGTGCTGGGGCCGTTGTTCTATGTGCTGGTGGCGCTGGCTGCGCTGACCTCCACCATCTCGCTGATGGAGGTGGAAACCAGTTTTCTGATTGATGAACGCGGCATGAAACGCCAGAAGGCCGTGGTCGTGTCGGGCGCCGCCATCTTCGTGTTCACGATCTTTGCGGCCCTGTCGTTCGGTTCCACGCCGGTTATTTCGACGATGGCAGCCTTCGGGAAGACAGGCTGGTTCAGCATCGCCGACCACTTCGTCTCGAACTGGATGCTGCCTACCGGCGGATTGGGGATAGCGATTGCAGCAGGCTGGTTCATGACGCGCAAGGCTACGGAAGACGAACTGGTGGATGGTAACCAGCCCGGCTGGTTCCGTTACGGAGCATGGCGATTTTTCATCCGCTATGTGGCTCCGGCGGCGGTGCTGGCGATCATCCTCGCGGTCATTCTGGGGAGGGACTTCAGTTAG
- a CDS encoding nucleoside hydrolase, which produces MPVPKPVLIDTDPGLDDLLALVLALRSPVLDVRAITVVAGNVSVDACTANALRILEAVEVAPPPVFRGCAKPLSPAVTRAEHVHGGDGIGGVSEAWPVQHLQIESAHAADAILDLARRHPGEITLIALGPLTNVAMALEQDPAALANIREIVVMGGSGDGRGNVTSRAEFNFYSDPYAARAVIRSGLPVTVVGLNVTEKTLLSRARFHERLASMEEGKLRRFLFDATRAYFDCALQQRGHDACPLHDPLAMGAAMDPSLIRTQRMVCDVVDKQGPDRGMMTAEPTDGTSDAPTVQVAMEVAVERFLELFLEGVCG; this is translated from the coding sequence ATGCCTGTCCCCAAACCCGTCCTCATAGACACCGATCCCGGCCTGGACGATCTGCTTGCGCTCGTGCTGGCGCTGCGTTCGCCGGTACTGGACGTACGGGCGATCACGGTCGTAGCCGGCAATGTTTCGGTCGATGCCTGCACGGCGAATGCCCTGCGCATCCTCGAAGCTGTAGAAGTCGCTCCGCCGCCTGTTTTCAGGGGATGCGCCAAGCCGCTCAGCCCGGCCGTAACGCGAGCCGAGCATGTACACGGGGGGGATGGCATTGGCGGGGTCTCGGAAGCCTGGCCCGTGCAGCATCTGCAAATCGAGAGCGCCCATGCCGCGGACGCTATTCTGGATCTGGCCCGGCGTCACCCGGGAGAAATCACCCTGATTGCCCTCGGGCCGCTCACGAATGTAGCCATGGCTCTTGAGCAGGACCCTGCGGCGCTGGCAAACATCCGCGAAATCGTGGTCATGGGCGGCTCCGGCGACGGGCGGGGCAACGTGACGTCTCGCGCCGAATTCAACTTCTACTCCGATCCGTATGCAGCCCGTGCAGTAATCCGCTCCGGCCTGCCCGTCACGGTGGTCGGGTTGAATGTGACGGAAAAAACACTCCTTTCCCGTGCCCGCTTTCATGAGCGTCTTGCATCCATGGAAGAAGGCAAACTGCGCCGGTTTCTTTTCGATGCAACCAGGGCGTACTTTGATTGCGCCCTGCAGCAACGCGGACACGATGCTTGTCCCCTGCACGATCCGCTTGCCATGGGCGCCGCCATGGATCCGAGCCTGATCCGTACGCAAAGAATGGTTTGCGACGTGGTGGACAAACAGGGACCGGACAGGGGCATGATGACCGCAGAGCCGACAGACGGCACATCGGACGCACCCACCGTGCAGGTGGCCATGGAAGTGGCCGTCGAACGGTTCCTGGAGCTCTTTCTGGAAGGGGTATGTGGATAA
- a CDS encoding tetratricopeptide repeat protein, translating into MKRTKTAVLLACIVGAFLWMAPGCSSDPNVEGAKLDLRNQDYDRALENIAEALARNPDNAEAHELKGQVLLAQSAQTPDHAEYIGLIHEMLDAYDLALAADPGLDNSISRSRTMAYADVFRKGIQAFNRASENRDEFRTAADYFGLASEIMPDSSGPYVNQAFAFLNVGMEEEAVAPLETAIEKGDTQSNTFLFLGDIYNRQGDTEKAMGVFSQAAELYPENSDIQSQLLNLYVQTGQAEQAMTEYQAAVDQDPNNEVLLYNYGSLLLEAEQFDDAIHYLGRAAEVSPDYANAHYNLGAAYINKAVKLAEQISGMDDALREERDDLEDDEISARESEMDALAQERSDLFGAAIPSLEIAKGLVEAEGADPTGICQALYTSYVQTNQMDQVEAVTECAGYGD; encoded by the coding sequence ATGAAACGAACAAAAACTGCTGTCCTTCTTGCCTGCATCGTGGGTGCTTTCCTGTGGATGGCCCCCGGATGTTCCAGCGACCCGAACGTTGAGGGCGCCAAACTGGATCTCCGCAATCAGGATTACGACCGGGCGCTTGAGAACATTGCCGAAGCACTTGCGCGTAACCCCGATAATGCGGAGGCCCATGAATTGAAAGGCCAGGTTCTTCTGGCGCAGTCCGCGCAGACTCCCGATCATGCAGAGTACATAGGCCTGATTCATGAAATGCTTGACGCGTACGATTTGGCGCTGGCAGCCGATCCCGGCCTGGATAATTCTATCTCGCGTTCCCGGACCATGGCGTATGCCGATGTATTCCGTAAAGGTATCCAGGCGTTCAACCGGGCCTCGGAGAACCGCGACGAATTCAGAACAGCGGCGGATTATTTCGGACTTGCCTCCGAAATCATGCCTGATTCCTCCGGCCCCTATGTCAACCAGGCGTTCGCTTTCCTGAACGTCGGCATGGAGGAGGAAGCCGTTGCCCCGCTCGAAACAGCTATCGAAAAGGGCGATACGCAGAGCAACACTTTCCTTTTCCTCGGGGATATTTACAATCGCCAGGGCGATACGGAAAAGGCTATGGGAGTGTTTAGTCAGGCGGCGGAGTTGTATCCCGAGAATTCCGATATTCAATCCCAACTTCTGAATCTGTATGTACAGACAGGTCAGGCTGAACAAGCGATGACGGAGTATCAGGCGGCTGTGGATCAGGACCCCAATAACGAGGTGCTCTTGTACAATTACGGCTCTCTGTTGCTTGAAGCGGAACAGTTCGACGACGCGATTCACTATCTCGGCCGTGCTGCAGAAGTCAGCCCCGACTATGCGAATGCGCATTACAACCTCGGAGCAGCCTATATCAACAAGGCGGTCAAGTTGGCTGAGCAGATCAGCGGGATGGACGATGCCCTGAGGGAGGAACGGGATGATCTTGAGGATGATGAGATTTCCGCGCGCGAGAGCGAAATGGACGCCCTGGCGCAGGAACGCAGCGATCTGTTTGGCGCGGCGATTCCGTCTCTCGAGATAGCCAAGGGCCTTGTAGAAGCCGAGGGCGCCGACCCGACAGGCATCTGTCAGGCGCTATACACCTCGTATGTGCAGACGAACCAGATGGATCAGGTGGAAGCGGTTACCGAGTGTGCGGGATACGGCGACTGA